The segment GCGGCGGTCGGCACGGCGATCCTCCGGGCAAGGGACCGGAAGCCGGCTTACGACGCGTTCTACCCCTTCCTCGGAAACCTGTTCCTCGCGCAGGAGCGGGCCCGGGCGGGCGTCGATCTTCAGCGTCTCTCGCCGGATCCGGGCCGGATCCATGCATTTTGGGTGGAGGGAGCCCCGCTGCTGAAGCGCTGGGAGTTCCCCGTCGACCTCCGCTCGGCGGAGGAAGTGCGGCGGGAACTTGGCGGATGCATTCCGGGAGACAACGCGGAGATGGCCTCGGCTTTCGCCGCGTTGTCTTCCGGCCTGGAGAAAGGCAGGGAGAAGGAAGGAGTGATCTGGCGCTCGTTCCTTCGACACGACGGGGAGCCGTGGGGACGATGGATCGACACGAAGGGCGTCGACACGGCCTCCCTTCTCTTTCTGGCCCGAAGCTGCCTGCGGCCATCCCTCGAATGGACTTCCTCGGACCTGTTGCGCAGGTACCCCCCGCCGGAGACATGGCATCGGGGGTACTGTCCCGTCTGCGGTTCGCTTCCCGCCCTGATCGTGCTGAAAGGGGAGGGGGAGCGGAAGGGGTACTGCTCCTGGTGCAGCGCCGCCTGGAGCATCGACCGGCTGCAGTGCCCGTATTGCGACAACCGCGACCACGAAACGCTCGGGTACCTCCAGGCCGAGGAGGAGCCGCAATACCGGGTACAGTATTGCCGCCTCTGCAAGCACTACTTCAAGACGATCGACACCCGGGAATCGGCCGAATCCTTGTACCTGCCCCTCGAGGAGTGGACTACGCTCCACCTCGACCTGCTGGCGCGGCAAAGCGGGTGGGACGCTCCCCCCTCTCCCGCCCCGGCGGTTTACGGGCCCCCGGAATGAGCCCCCGCCGGGGAAGCGCGAGGTAGCGCCCTGATGGGAATGGTCGCGTTCTACCGCAACGGGAAGCTGGAGCCGGGAGAGACGGAAATCGTCCGGGAGCACTCCTTGCGGATCGTGGTCAACCGCCGGGAGATCGCGACCCTGGTGTGCTCGCCGCACGAGCCGGTTTTCCTCGCGGCCGGCTTCCTGCGGCAGCAGGGCTTCATCGAAACCGCGGAAGATCTCCTTCACCTGGGAGTCTGCGAGGCGGCCGGAGTCGTCACCGCGACCGTCAAGGGGGAGGTGCCCGACATTGCGCCGCGGGTGATCACATCGAGCTGCGGGGCGGCCCCCGGCGCCGCCCCCGGACGGGGGGCGGGATCCGCGCGGAAGCGTCCCGCTGCGCCGCGACGGCCTTTTCGGCCGTCCGATATTCTCGGCATGATGGAAGAGCTCTCCCGCAAGGCGGTGCTCTACAAATCTCTCGGCGGCATGCATTCGGCGGCGGCGGGAGACGGCTCCTCCCTCCTCCTGTTCGCGGAAGACCTGGGACGGCACAACGCCGTGGACCGGATCGCGGGGGAGGCGCTCCTCAAGCGGATCGACCTCTCGGGAACGATGCTGATCACCTCGGGCAGGGTTCCGACCGAGACGGTCGGCAAGGCCGACGCCCTCGGGATCGGCCTGATCGCATCGCGGACCACGCCCACCGAGCGGGCGGTCTCGATGGCCGACGCCCTCGGCATCACCCTTGTCGGGTACGTCCGCGGGAACCGGTTCACCGTCTATTCCCACCCGGAGAACGTGGATGTCCCCGGTCCGGATAGCCGGATCCGCGGGATCACCGGCGTCATCCTGGCGGGAGGGGCGTCCCGCCGCATGGGCAGCAACAAGGCGCTGCTTCCTTACCAGGGCGGCCGGTTCATCGAGTCGGCCCACCGGCGCCTCTCGGAGGTATTCGAGGAGACTCTGGTCGTCACCAACACGCCGGACCTTTACGAATTCCTCGGGTGCCGGAGGGTTCCCGATCTCCTCACCGGGATGGGAGTCCTGTCTGGGATCCACTCGGCGCTCTGCAACAGCGACACGCCCCGCGTTTTCGTCACCGCCTGCGACATGCCGCACCTGAATCCGGAGCTGATCCGGCGCCTCGCATCGCTGTCGGAGGGGTGGGACGTCCTCCTGCCGGAGGGCGAAAACGGCGTCGAGCCGCTCCATGCCGTTTTCCACAAGACGTGCATCCCTTTCATCGAGGATGCCCTGCGGGCGGGAGAGCGGCGGGTCGTCTCGTTCTTCGACAAAGTCCGGGTTCGCGTCGTCGGCCGGGAGGAGGTCGCCCGATTCGATCCGGACTTCCGATCCTTCCGGAACATCAACACCCCTGAGGAGTATTACCGGTTCCGGGACGGCGGCGGTTCCGCGGACGCGGAGGCGCCGCGGAGCGGGGAGTCCCGGGAGGAGTTGCGCTCCGACGGCGGGTAGCTCCGGCGGCTATTTCCCGAAGGGACACTTCGGGAATGCGCAGTGGTGGCATTCCAGGCAGATCCCCCCGTGGCCGAACCGCGCAAGGTCCCGTGCGGTGATGTCGACTCCCGCCAGCAGCCGGGGAAGGACCAGGTCGAAGGCGGCGCGGCGGAAAGAAAGGTCCCGGCCTGGAACCCCCACGACCCGGACATCGCCGATCCGGGCGAGCAGGATCGCGGCCCCGGGGAGGACCGCCGCCCCGGAAAGCAGCTCCTCCGCGCCGGCGTCCGTCAATCCTCGGAGGATCGCGTCATCGGAGGCCGCGGACGTCCCGGCGGCCGTCACCAGCAGCTCCGCCCCCGCCTCCAGCAGCTCCCGCACGCCGTTCCGCACGGCCTCGCGGTCGCCGGGCGCGAAGAGCGTCCTGACGACGGTGCAGCCCAGGAATTCCGCCTTGTTCCGGACGATTGCGGCGAAGCGGTCTTCCGCACCTTCCGGTCGGCCTTCCGCACCGGCGACGAGGATCCCCACCTTTGCGCGGCGCAAGGGACGGATGTGGAACAGCGCCCCGCCGGAAAGGATCTCCATCGCCTCCCGGAACGCCTTCGCCGGGAGGTACGGCGGGATCGCGCCGGTTGCTGCCGCCACCTTGTTCGCCGACATCATCGACCCGCCGTGGCGCGATGCGCAGAACGCGCCGGGCACGAGATTGAACGCCTCCAGGCGGGCCGTGTCCACCATCAGCAGTCCCGCGGAACCGGCCGTCAGGTCCGCCCGGCCGCCCGCCGGCGGGAGCCGCAACCCGATCCCTTCCCCGGACATCGCCCTTGCGAAGGCGGCGGCCGCATCGTTTCCGCGCACCCATTCCTGTTCCGGCCGCGGCAGGCGTCCGGGATCCCCGGCGGGGACGGGATCCGCCCCGATCCGCGCGGCCTCCTCGTACGGCGTTTCCCCCTGGCAGGCCCGGCAGAACGCCCCGTCTAGGGAAAGGAACCGTTCGCCGCACAGGGGGCAGGCGCTCATGCCTCCCTTCCGCTTCCCGTCGAAGAACCGGGGCTTCAGTTTCACCGGCGACGTTTCGATCAGCCGCGTGCCGGCCTCCCGGATCACGGCGAGCAGAGACTCGTCCTCCCGCTCCTGTTCCTGCGCTTCCTCGAAATACCATTTCATGACATTGTTCCGGGACGCCGCCTTCCGCGGATCCAGGAAGACGCGGATCCCTTCGCCGCCGGTCCGGTCGAACAGGCAGAGGGCGAACCGGCCGAAGTCGAGCACCCGGAGGCGGCCGTTTCCCGCGGTGCAGGGGGTGAGCATCTGGACTGCGTCGGGCAGGCGGAAACGGGTTTCGCAGATGGCGTTGAACACGGTCCCTTCCGGCAGGCGGCCGAGCGCTTCCTGCACCATGATCCCGCCGAGGATCACGCCGGGCGAGGCGTGCCCGTGGAAGTTTTTCACCCGCTCCGCGAATTCCTCGTACGACCAGCCTCCGATTTTCATGCCGCGCTCCCTCGGGAAGAATCCTTGGGCAGATCCTTTCCGATTGCAATAACCGGCGGAATCCGCACAATCAGGATCATATCGAATCCGTTTCCCGAAAGGGTGCATTCCTGATGGCATGCTATCGACGCGTAGTTCCGGT is part of the Thermodesulfobacteriota bacterium genome and harbors:
- a CDS encoding FmdE family protein, which gives rise to MKIGGWSYEEFAERVKNFHGHASPGVILGGIMVQEALGRLPEGTVFNAICETRFRLPDAVQMLTPCTAGNGRLRVLDFGRFALCLFDRTGGEGIRVFLDPRKAASRNNVMKWYFEEAQEQEREDESLLAVIREAGTRLIETSPVKLKPRFFDGKRKGGMSACPLCGERFLSLDGAFCRACQGETPYEEAARIGADPVPAGDPGRLPRPEQEWVRGNDAAAAFARAMSGEGIGLRLPPAGGRADLTAGSAGLLMVDTARLEAFNLVPGAFCASRHGGSMMSANKVAAATGAIPPYLPAKAFREAMEILSGGALFHIRPLRRAKVGILVAGAEGRPEGAEDRFAAIVRNKAEFLGCTVVRTLFAPGDREAVRNGVRELLEAGAELLVTAAGTSAASDDAILRGLTDAGAEELLSGAAVLPGAAILLARIGDVRVVGVPGRDLSFRRAAFDLVLPRLLAGVDITARDLARFGHGGICLECHHCAFPKCPFGK
- a CDS encoding formate dehydrogenase accessory protein FdhE — its product is MMNCTDRSAAVGTAILRARDRKPAYDAFYPFLGNLFLAQERARAGVDLQRLSPDPGRIHAFWVEGAPLLKRWEFPVDLRSAEEVRRELGGCIPGDNAEMASAFAALSSGLEKGREKEGVIWRSFLRHDGEPWGRWIDTKGVDTASLLFLARSCLRPSLEWTSSDLLRRYPPPETWHRGYCPVCGSLPALIVLKGEGERKGYCSWCSAAWSIDRLQCPYCDNRDHETLGYLQAEEEPQYRVQYCRLCKHYFKTIDTRESAESLYLPLEEWTTLHLDLLARQSGWDAPPSPAPAVYGPPE
- the fdhD gene encoding formate dehydrogenase accessory sulfurtransferase FdhD, whose product is MGMVAFYRNGKLEPGETEIVREHSLRIVVNRREIATLVCSPHEPVFLAAGFLRQQGFIETAEDLLHLGVCEAAGVVTATVKGEVPDIAPRVITSSCGAAPGAAPGRGAGSARKRPAAPRRPFRPSDILGMMEELSRKAVLYKSLGGMHSAAAGDGSSLLLFAEDLGRHNAVDRIAGEALLKRIDLSGTMLITSGRVPTETVGKADALGIGLIASRTTPTERAVSMADALGITLVGYVRGNRFTVYSHPENVDVPGPDSRIRGITGVILAGGASRRMGSNKALLPYQGGRFIESAHRRLSEVFEETLVVTNTPDLYEFLGCRRVPDLLTGMGVLSGIHSALCNSDTPRVFVTACDMPHLNPELIRRLASLSEGWDVLLPEGENGVEPLHAVFHKTCIPFIEDALRAGERRVVSFFDKVRVRVVGREEVARFDPDFRSFRNINTPEEYYRFRDGGGSADAEAPRSGESREELRSDGG